The following nucleotide sequence is from Pseudonocardia sp. C8.
CCGTACGGCGAGGGCAGCCACGCCCCGCTGGACGACCCGTCCCAGGCCCCGGAGGGCTTCGAGATCAAGGGCAACGCGGACTCGAAGCTCTACCACGTGCCCGGTTCGTCGCACTACGACCGGACCGTGCCCGAGGTCTGGTTCGCCTCCGAGGAGGCGGCCGAGGCCGCCGGCTTCTCGAAGCCGGCGTCCCAGCAGGAGTCCGGCTCCTGAGCCAGCCACACCGCGCCCCCGGGCCCGCCGTCCCCTCGGACGGCGGGCCCGGCGGCGTTTCCGAGGCAGGCGTGTCCGGGGCCGGCGGTTCCGCGGGATCGGTGCGGGTCCGGCTCGACATCGCCTACGACGGCACCGACTTCTCCGGGTGGGCCGCCCAGCCGACGAGGCGGACCGTCCAGGGCGTCCTCACCGAGGCCCTCTCGACCGTGCTGCGGACCCCGCTGCGGCTGACCGTCGCCGGGCGGACCGACGCCGGGGTGCACGCGTCCGGGCAGGTCGCGCACGTCGAGCTCCCCGAGTGGCTCGACCCGCAGGTCGACGACCTGCTCCGCCGGATCAACCGGTTCCTGCCGGCCGACGTGCGGGTCCGCGCCGTCACCCGGGTCCCGGACGCCTTCGACGCCCGGTTCTCCGCGCTGCGCCGGCACTACCGCTACCGGGTCACGACGGCGCCGTACGGGGCGGAGCCGCTGCGGGCCCGCGAGACCGTCGCGTGGCCGTACCCGCTGGACCCCGAGCCGATGAACGCGGCGTCCCGGCTGCTGCTCGGCGAGCACGACTTCGCCGCCTTCTGCAAGCGCCGCGAGGGCGCCACCACGGTGCGCGCGCTGCAACGGTTCGCGTGGGCGCCCGCACCCGGGGAGCCGGACGTGCTGGTCGCGTCGGTGTCCGCGGACGCGTTCTGCCACTCGATGGTCCGCAGCCTGGTCGGGGCCCTGCTCGAGGTGGGGCGCGGGCACCGGCCGGTGGGCTGGCCGGCGGGGCTGCTCGACCGGACGTCCCGGGCGTCGGAGGTGACGGTCGCGCCACCGCACGGCCTGTCCCTGACCGGGGTGGACTACCCGCCCGACGACGAGCTGGCCGCCCGCGCCGAGACGACCCGCCGGATCCGGAGCCCCGGGGTGTCCTGAGTTCAGCGTGCGGGCGGGACCTGGCCCCAGGCAGGGTGCGGCGGACCGGCCGGCCGGGTGTTCCGGGCGAGGGCCACCCCCAGCCACAGCAGCGAGCACAGCCAGCCCAGGGCGGCGAGCATGCCGAGCCCGTAGAGCACCTCGGGGACCGGCCCGTCGGCCCGGCCGAGCAGCACGAGGACCGGGGCGTGTGCGTCGACGTCGTCGAAGTCGGGCATGACCAGCCCGCCCAGCAGCAGGAAACCGGCGCAGGAGACGAACGGCGCCGCGACCGGACGCGGCAGCATCCTGCGCCGGGCGACGGCGATCGACAGCACCACCGGGACCAGCGGCAGCAGCACCCCGACGATCGTGAAGATCATGATGGCCAGGAACCAGCCCGGGGCGATCAGGCGGAGCCCGGCGAAGGCCGCCACGGTGCCGATCTGGAGGGCCACGTTCGTGCTCGTCCGCATGCCGGCGATCCTGGCGGGCGGTCGCGCCACCGGGAACCCGTACGACTACTAGGTTTCGCGGCATGGACCCGAGCTGGCTGGACGTGGCGGTGGCGGAGGCCCGGGCCGGGCTGGCGTCGGGCGGGATCCCGATCGGCGCCGCACTCGTCGGGCCGGACGGGGAGGTGCTCGGGCGCGGGCACAACCGCCGGGTCCAGGACGGCGACCCGTCCGCGCACGGCGAGACCGCCGCCTTCCGCGCCGCCGGCCGGCAGCGCGACTACCGGTCGACGACGATGGTCACCACGCTGTCGCCGTGCTGGTACTGCTCCGGGCTGATCCGGCAGTTCGGCATCGGTGCGGTGCTGATCGGGGAGGCCCGGACGTTCCACGGCGGGCACGGCTGGCTCGCCGAGCACGGGGTGCGGGTCACCGTGCTCGACGACGAGCGCTGCGTGGCGATGATGACCGCGTTCGTCGGCGAGCGCCCGGAGCTGTGGAACGAGGACATCGGGGTGGCGGAGTAGTCACTGCGGTGTCGTCGGTGCGGTGTCGTCGGTGCGGAGTCGTCACTGCGGAGTCGTCACTGCAGCGGGATGTCGAGCCCGTGCTCCTCCGCCGGCCGCGGCCCGTGGATCCGCCGCTCCGCTGCGGTGATCGGGACGTCGTTGATGCTCGCCTCGCGGCGGCGCATCAGCCCGCGGTCGTCGAACTCCCACAGCTCGTTGCCGTAGCTGCGCCAGTACTGCCCGGCCGCGTCGTGGCACTCGTACTGGAAGCGGACCGCGATCCGGTTCCCGCGGAACCCCCAGAGGCTCTTGCGGAGCGCGTAGTCCTGCTCGCGCTCCCACTTGGCGGTCAGGAAGGCGACGATCTCGTCCCGGCCGGTGAGGAACGTGTCCCGGTTGCGCCACACCGAATCCGGTGTGTAGGCGAGCGCCACCCGCTGCGGGTCGCGGGTGTTCCAGGCGTCCTCGGCGGCCTGGACCTTCCGTCGCGCGCTCTCCTCGTCGAACGGTGGGTACGGCGGGCGGTCGTCGGTCACGGCAGCGCTCCTCCCTGTCGAGAACGCTCGTTCTCGATGGTGCGCTACGCTAGAGAACGAGCGTTCTCGACGTCAAGGAGGAGCCCGTGCCCGCGCCGCTCACCGAGGACCGGATCGAGCAGGACCGGGAGCTGCTGCTCGCGACGGCCGAACGGCTCTTCTACGAGCACGGGATCGGGGCCGTCGGGATGGACCGCGTCCGCGCGGCCTCCGGCCTGCCGCTGAAGCGGATCTACCGGAGCGTGCCGGGCAAGGAGGCACTGGTGGCCGCGGTCCTGCGGCGCCGCGACGTCCGCTGGCGGGGCGACCTCGCCGCGGCGGTCGAGCGCGTCGCCGATCCGCGGGAGCGCGTGCTCGCCGTATTCGACTGGCTGGCCCGGTGGTTCGCCGAACCCGGGTTCCGCGGCTGCGCCTGGATCAACGCCTTCGGTGAGCTCGGGCCGTCCTCGGAGGCGGTCCGGGCCGAGGTGCGCGCCCACAAGCACGCGTTCGCCGAGCAGCTGCGGGGGTGGGTCAGGGCGGCCGGGTCGACCTGCGTGGAGCCGGTGTTCCTGCTGGCCGAGGGGGCGATGGTGACGGCCGCGGTGACGGGCAGCCCGGAACCGGCGCGGCAGGCACGCGAGGCCGTCGCGGTGCTGCTCGATCGGGGGTAGGGGCCGGTCGGCGTGGCGGGCCGTCGGTCGCGTTCCGCGGAACGTTCCTGCGCACCGGGAGGGGCGGCCCGGCCGCGTTCCGCGGAACGTCGTGTGGGGCCGGTCGGGGTTCCGCGGAACGTCCGGTCGTGCCGGGCCGCGTTCCGCGGAACGCACCGAGGCAGCGTCATCGGCGTACGGAACCCTGACCGCGTGGATCGCGCACCGGTCCGCTGAGTGGTTCTACGCACCGGGCCCCGTTCCCCGCCGGGCAGGTGTCCGGATGCCTACCGTCCGGGCGGTGCGTCCCGACCCCGCCCGCGCGCGCGTCCCGCGCGCCCCGGCGACCCGCGACCACGTCGACGCCTACCGGTTCGGCCTGCGCCGGCTGGAGGCCGCGCTCGTGCGGGCCGACCCGATCCCGCTGCACGAGCAGATCCGCTCCCAGCGCCGCGCGGTGTTCGCCGGGATCCTCGTCGGGCTGCTCGCGCTGGGCGTGGCCGCGCTGCTCGCCCGGGTCGCACCGGCGACCGACTGGCGCCACCAGGCGCTGGTGCGGGGCGAGCGCAGCGGCGTGCTGTACGCCGTCGCCGACGACCCGCTGCGACTCGTCCCGGTCGCGGACCCGGTCGCCGGGAGGCTGGTCCTCGCCGCGCTCGGCCGGGCCGACGGCGCCACGGCGACCCCGGCCACGGTCCCCGACCGGGAGCTCGCGGCGGCGCCGCGGACCCCGCCGGCCGCGGTACCCGGCGCGGTCGGCGTCGCGCTGGACGGTGTCCCGGTCCCCGCCGTGTGGGCGGTCTGCGACACCGCGGGGACGGCGACCGTCCTCGCCGGGGCACTCGGAACCACCCCGGACGGCCCCGGACCGGCGCTGCTCCTCACCGCCGAGGGCGGGGCGACCTACCTGGTGCACGACGGCCGCCGGCACCGCGTCGACCCGGCCGACCGCGACGTCCGGTCCGGGCTCGGCCTGTCGGGGGCGCCGGTCCGCCGGGTCGGCAACGGACTGCTGTCCGCGATCCCGGAGGGCCCGCCGCTGCGGGTGCCCGTGCCCGCACCCGGCGAGGTACCGGGGCTCGGGCGGGCCGGTGAGGTCGTCGTCAACCAGCCGCTCGGGGCGCCCGAGGCCTACTACGTGGTGGCCGACGGCGGCCTCGCGCCGGTCCCGGTGACGCTCGCGGACGCCGTCCTCTCGCGGACCGGGCAGGGACGTCCGGTGACCCTCCCGCAGGGCCGGGTCGCTGCCGCGCCCGTCACCGCCCTGCCCGGCGCCGACGCCTGGCCGGGCAGCCGGGTGGACGGCGGACCGCCCGGCCCGGTGCTGTGCCGGACCTGGCGGGACGGCCGGGGCGGGCTCGTCGCCGGCGACCGGCCGCCGGTCGCGCCCGGTGCCGTGCCGGTGACGCTCGCCGGCGCCGACGGCGCCGGTCCGGGGCTCGACGAGGTGGTGCTCCCGCCGTCCGGGCCCGGACCGCTGCGCGCCGGGTCGCCCGACACCGGTGCCGGCGGGGGCACCCGCTGGCTGCTGGCCGCGTCCGGGGCGCTGTACGGCGTCGCCGACGACCCGACCGCCGCGGCGCTCGGGATCGGGACGCCGGGCAACGCCCCCGCGGAGATCGTCCGGCTGCTCCCGCGGGCGGGGGTGCTGGACGTCGCCGCCGCGCGGGAGGTCGCGGACGTCCCCGGCTGATCCGTGGGGCCGGCGGCCGTCGCGTGCCCGCCCCGGATGTCGCCGGGCACGCAGGCCCGTGACGGTCGGCATCACGACCGCGACGTTCGCGTCCACCTCGGCGCCGGGGCGGGAGGCGGTGGTGCCGCTCCGCCCGGCGCCGGCGGGCTGCCCGGGTGCAGCGACCCGATGGTCCAGCGACCCGACGGGCGCGACCGCGGGCGCCCGGTCAGCGCTCGGAGCGGCGGCGCAGGCCCGCGAGCACCAGCACGAGCACCCCACCGGCGGCGGCAACCGCGCCGACCGCGGCGACCGCCGGAAGCTCCTCCGCGTGCGGCGGCGGGGCCGGCAGCGGCGCGCGGTCCGGGGCCGGGTCGCCGGCACCGGTGCGCGGGCCGTCGGACACCCCGCCCGCCACCCGGGATCCGGATCCGGGGACCAGCAGCAGCGGCTCCGCGGTGAGCGCGGCGACCGGATCGAGGACGCCGTCGCCGACCCGGTCGTCGCGGCCCGCGGCCGGGCGCCGGGCGGTGGCCCGCAGCCGGTCGGCGACCTGGCCCGCGCTGAGCATCGGGAAGCGCTCGCGCAGCAGCACGGCGGTCCCCGCCACGAGCGGCACGGCGTAGGACGTCCCGCTGACGACGGCGCCGCCCGGCCCGGCCGGTGCCGGCAGGTCGACACCCGGTGCGGCCAGGTCCACCCACGGTCCGGGGATCGAGAACGCCGCCGGGCGGTCGTTCCCGTCGACCGCGCCGACGGCCAGGACGCCGTCGTAGGACGCCGGCAGCGGCCGCAGCCCCGCAGCGCCCGTGCACGTCCCGGACGGGTCGAGGTTCCCGGCCGCGGCGACGACGAGGACGTCCGCCCGCGCGGCGGCCGCGACGGCGTCACGGAGCGCGGCGCCGGCGTCGTCGAGCCGGTCGGCCGGCACGCAGACGACCTCCGACACGTTGATCACCGAGGCGCCGAGCGCGACGGCCCGGGTGATCGCCGCGGCCAGCGTCCGGACCTCGCCCGCCGGGCGGTCGGCCCCGTCGTCGCCCCGGACGGTGAACCGGCCCGACGACTGGCGCAGCGACAGCAGCTGCGCCGCCGGGGCCATCCCGGCCCCGGCCCCGGTCGCGGGGTCGGCGGCTCCGGCGAGGAGGAGCGCGACACCGGTGCCGTGGCCGTCGCAGTCGTCGAGGCCGTCACCGCCGGCGAGGTAGTCCCCGCCGCCGCGCAGCCTGCCGGCCAGCCGCGGCACCGGCGCGACCCCGGTGTCGATCACCGCAACCAGCCGGCCGGCGCCGGTGGCGAGGTCCGCCGGGGGCCGCGGCACCGCACCGGTGGCCGCCCCCGGCCCGCCCGCGCCGGGTGGGCTGCAGGGACGGGTCCGGCGGAGACCGTCGGCGGGGCCGGGTGGGGCGGGCTCGGACCCGGGTGGTGACCAGGCGCTCCGCTGCTCGGGTCGCGCCGGGTCCACGACGGGTGCCGGTCGGTCGAGGGGCGCGGACCTCGCGGCCGGGGCCGCGGAGCGGGCGCCGGCCGGGCCCGTCCCGGGACCTGCAGGGCGTGCGCCGGGATCGGCCGGGAGCGCGCGAGGGGCGGCGGAGCGTGCGCGCAGCTCGGCGGGGTGGGCGGTGCGCGGCGGGCCCGCGTCCGCCACCGCACCCGGTGGGCCGGAGCCGGCAGCGGCAGGGCGAGCGGGCATCGCGGTCCCACCGGCGGCCGGGCATGCCAGCGCCACCGCGACGACCCCGGCGACGGCGGCCGCCACCGTCGCGCGCGGCCCCGTCACAGCCCGCGGACCAGGGCGAACACGCCCATCGCAGCGAGCGACACCGGGATCGCGGCCGCGGTGAGCACGAGCTCGGTGACGTCCAGCGCACGCCGGGCCGGCGGGGACGGGGTCGCCCGGGCCGCGGCCGCCCCGGCCGCCACGGCCAACAGCAGGCCCGCGGCGACACCGATCCGGACCGCCGGGGCGACCGCCAGCGCCGCCGGCACGGCCGCCGCCGCGACCGCGGCCACGGCGGTCCCGGCCAGTAGCCGCGCCGGGACCGGCTCCACGAGGGCCCGGGCGCGCAGGAGCAGCACCGCCGCCGTCGCCGCGAGCAGCAGCGCCCCGGGCGGTCCGCCGACCGCCGCCGCGACCGCCGACCCGCCCGCGGCCGGCAGCGCGGTGCCGGCGAGGGTGCCGGCGTGGAGCCCGCGGGCGAGCCGTGCCCGGGCGGCGAGCACGTCCGGGGGCAGGACGCGTTCGGCCCCGGGGAGGCCGTCCGCGTCGGCGGGGACGTCCGGGGCCGGTACACCGGCGAGCCGCAGCGCCAGCCGGGGCAGCACGGGCCCCGCCGCGAGCGCCGGCGCGGCGAGCCCGGCGGCGACCGCGCCCGGCGGGGCGTCGAGCAGCAGCCGGGCGAGCGCGGCCGCGGCCGTCCCGGTGCACGCCAGCGCGACGGCGAGCAGGGCCGGGCACACGGCGTGCCGGAGCGCCTGGCCGGCCGCCGCCACGAGCCCGGCGGCGGCCGCGGCCAGCAGCAGCGCGCCCGCCCCCGGTGGCCCGGGCAGGGCGAGGAGCCCCGCAGTCGCCGCAGCCGGCACCGCGCACAGGCCCGCACCCGCCGGCGCGTGACCGTCCACATGCGAGCGCCGGGTCACGATCAGCGCCACGACGGCGCCTGCGGCCGCGGTCGCCGCGGCCGCAGGGCGCAGCGGACCGTCCACCGTGGAGAGCACCGCGCAGGCGGCCGCCGTGACCACGACCGCGGCCGCCGGGCCCGCCCACCGGGCGTCCCCGGCGGCGGTGCCCGCCTCGCGGACGGCGTCCGCGACGGCCTCGGCGGCGTCGTCCCGCACAGGGGGAGCGGGCGCCGGGCCGGCCGGACCGAGGCGGAGCAGGTCGCCGTCGCGCACCCGGAGCTCGTGCAGCGTCGCGTCCGGCGGCAGCGGGCCACCGGCGGCCCCGGTGAACCGCCAGGCCTCCGGGACACCGGCCCGCGACGGCCGGCCGACCAGCTCGCGCACCATGGGGACCAGCTCGGCGACCGGGACGTCCGCGGGGAGCGCCAGGTCCACCCGGCCCCGCGGGGTGAGCACGGTGGACCGCACCCAGCGTCCGGAGTGCGGGTCGGCGGCAGGCACCGGCCGCGACGGCAGGACGGTCGTCATGGGCGGCTCCCGAGCACTTGTCCGAAACGGCCCCGGCACCCCGGGGCGGCTGCGAGTATTCGCCGGTCCCGGCGGTCGCCGCGGGCGTTCGGGAGAAGTCGTGATCGCCCGGGGAGGCGCGGTGGCGGGAACGGTCGGTGTGCGGCGCCCGCGGCGGACGGTGCCCGAGCTGCCCGGCGGGGAGCTGGTGCTGGAGCCGCCGCCCGAGCCCGAACGCCCGGTCCCGGGCGGTCTCGCCCAGCGGCTGCTCCCGCTGGTGATGATCGCCGGATCGCTGCTGTTCGTCGTGGTCGGCCGGGGTGACGCGAGCTCCTGGCTGTTCGGCGGGATGTTCGCACTGTCGGCGGTGGGCATGCTGGTGTCCGGCGGCGGGCGGGGCGCCGGCGCCCGCACCGCGGCGATGGACGAGGACCGCCGCGACTACCTGCGCTACCTCGGCGTCCTCGACCGGACGGCGGCGGAGATCGCCGACCGGCAGCGCCGGGCCCTCGAGACCGTGCACCCGGAACCCGGGGCCTGGCCGGAAGTGCTGGCCACCGGCCGGCTCTGGGAGCGCCGCCCCGATGACGACGACTTCGGCAGGCTCCGCGCAGGCCGTGGCCCGCAGCGGCTCGCGACCCGGCTCGTCGCCCCGCAGACCGGTCCACTCGAGACCCTCGAGCCGCTCTCCGCGCTCGCGTTGCGCCGCTTCCTCCGGCGCCGCTCCACGGTGGCGGACCTGCCGGTCGCGGTGGACGTCCGGGCGGCGGCGACGATCTGGCTCGAGCCCGACCCGGATGGCCGCCCGCCCGGCCCGGTGCCGGACCTGGCCCGCGCGATCGTCGCCCAGTACGTCCTGTGGCACGGACCGGACGACGCCCGGCTGGCCGTCGTCGCCCCCGGAGTCGCCGCGGCCCGGTGGGACTGGGCGAAGTGGCTGCCGCACGTCGAGCATCCCCGGCTCCGGGACGCCGTCGGGCCGGTCCGGATGATCACCGACGACCCCGACCGGGTGCGCCGGTGGTGGGTCGACGAGCCGTCGTCGGCCAGCCGGCACCTGCTCGTCGTGCTCGACGGCGCCGCCGACACGCCCGGGGCCTGGGCGGGCCTGCCCGGCGTGACCGTGCTGCGGCTCGGCCCGTCCGGCGGGCGGCGGCCCGCGGCGTCGGTGCTGCGGCTCGCCACCGGGACCGGTCCGGGCGGTTCCCGCACGCTGCGGCGCGGCGGACCGGGCGGCACCGGCATCGGGACCGCGGACGCCGTCACCGTCGCGGAGGCGCTGGCACTCGCCCGGCGGCTGGCGCGCTACCGGCCCGAGGGTGCCGCGGACGCCGACGCTCCGTCGACACCGGACACCCAGGGGTTGCCCGCACTCCTGGGCCTGTCCCGTGTGGACCCGGCGTCGGTCGTGGAGCTGCGCCGCCGCCGCGGACCGGCGGAACGGCTGCGGGTGCCGCTCGGCACCGATCCGGCCGGGCGTCCGGTGCTGCTGGACCTCAAGGAGTCCGCGCAGGGCGGGGCCGGGCCGCACGGCCTCTGCCTCGGGGCGACGGGTTCGGGCAAGTCGGAGCTGCTGCGGACGCTGGTGCTCGGGCTCGTCGCCACGCACGCCGCCGACGAGCTCAACCTCGTGCTCGTCGACTTCAAGGGTGGCGCGACGTTCCTGGGCCTGGCGGGGCTGCCGCACGTCTCCGCGGTGATCACCAACCTGGCCGAGGAGCTGACCCTGGTCGACCGGATGGCCGACGCGCTGGCCGGCGAGATCAACCGGCGGCAGGAGCTGCTGCGGGCGGCGGGGAACCTTGCGTCGGTCGACGCCTACGAGGCCGCCCGGCGGGCCGGGACGGTGCGGGAACCGCTGCCGTCGTTGCTGGTCGTGGTCGACGAGTTCTCCGAGCTGCTCGCGCGGCGCCCGGAGATGATCGACCTGATGGTCACCGTCGGCCGGCTCGGCCGGTCGCTGGGCATCCACCTGCTGCTCGCCTCCCAGCGGCTGGAGGAGGGGCGGCTGCGCGGGCTCGAGTCGCACCTGTCGTACCGGATCGCGCTGCGCACGTTCTCCGCCGCCGAGTCGCGTGCGGTGCTCGGCGTGCCCGACGCGCACCTGCTCCCGCCGACGCCCGGTGCCGCCTACCTGTCCGCGGGCACCGACGAGCTGGTGCGGTTCCGGGCGGCCTACGTCTCGGGGCCGGAGGGGCGGCCCGACGAGCGGCGGCGGGTGGCCACGCCGCGGCGGGTGCTGCCGTTCCGCGCGGGGCCGGTCGC
It contains:
- the truA gene encoding tRNA pseudouridine(38-40) synthase TruA yields the protein MSGAGGSAGSVRVRLDIAYDGTDFSGWAAQPTRRTVQGVLTEALSTVLRTPLRLTVAGRTDAGVHASGQVAHVELPEWLDPQVDDLLRRINRFLPADVRVRAVTRVPDAFDARFSALRRHYRYRVTTAPYGAEPLRARETVAWPYPLDPEPMNAASRLLLGEHDFAAFCKRREGATTVRALQRFAWAPAPGEPDVLVASVSADAFCHSMVRSLVGALLEVGRGHRPVGWPAGLLDRTSRASEVTVAPPHGLSLTGVDYPPDDELAARAETTRRIRSPGVS
- a CDS encoding nucleoside deaminase, with the protein product MDPSWLDVAVAEARAGLASGGIPIGAALVGPDGEVLGRGHNRRVQDGDPSAHGETAAFRAAGRQRDYRSTTMVTTLSPCWYCSGLIRQFGIGAVLIGEARTFHGGHGWLAEHGVRVTVLDDERCVAMMTAFVGERPELWNEDIGVAE
- a CDS encoding nuclear transport factor 2 family protein — translated: MTDDRPPYPPFDEESARRKVQAAEDAWNTRDPQRVALAYTPDSVWRNRDTFLTGRDEIVAFLTAKWEREQDYALRKSLWGFRGNRIAVRFQYECHDAAGQYWRSYGNELWEFDDRGLMRRREASINDVPITAAERRIHGPRPAEEHGLDIPLQ
- a CDS encoding TetR/AcrR family transcriptional regulator, with the protein product MPAPLTEDRIEQDRELLLATAERLFYEHGIGAVGMDRVRAASGLPLKRIYRSVPGKEALVAAVLRRRDVRWRGDLAAAVERVADPRERVLAVFDWLARWFAEPGFRGCAWINAFGELGPSSEAVRAEVRAHKHAFAEQLRGWVRAAGSTCVEPVFLLAEGAMVTAAVTGSPEPARQAREAVAVLLDRG
- the eccB gene encoding type VII secretion protein EccB → MRPDPARARVPRAPATRDHVDAYRFGLRRLEAALVRADPIPLHEQIRSQRRAVFAGILVGLLALGVAALLARVAPATDWRHQALVRGERSGVLYAVADDPLRLVPVADPVAGRLVLAALGRADGATATPATVPDRELAAAPRTPPAAVPGAVGVALDGVPVPAVWAVCDTAGTATVLAGALGTTPDGPGPALLLTAEGGATYLVHDGRRHRVDPADRDVRSGLGLSGAPVRRVGNGLLSAIPEGPPLRVPVPAPGEVPGLGRAGEVVVNQPLGAPEAYYVVADGGLAPVPVTLADAVLSRTGQGRPVTLPQGRVAAAPVTALPGADAWPGSRVDGGPPGPVLCRTWRDGRGGLVAGDRPPVAPGAVPVTLAGADGAGPGLDEVVLPPSGPGPLRAGSPDTGAGGGTRWLLAASGALYGVADDPTAAALGIGTPGNAPAEIVRLLPRAGVLDVAAAREVADVPG
- the mycP gene encoding type VII secretion-associated serine protease mycosin, producing the protein MPRPPADLATGAGRLVAVIDTGVAPVPRLAGRLRGGGDYLAGGDGLDDCDGHGTGVALLLAGAADPATGAGAGMAPAAQLLSLRQSSGRFTVRGDDGADRPAGEVRTLAAAITRAVALGASVINVSEVVCVPADRLDDAGAALRDAVAAAARADVLVVAAAGNLDPSGTCTGAAGLRPLPASYDGVLAVGAVDGNDRPAAFSIPGPWVDLAAPGVDLPAPAGPGGAVVSGTSYAVPLVAGTAVLLRERFPMLSAGQVADRLRATARRPAAGRDDRVGDGVLDPVAALTAEPLLLVPGSGSRVAGGVSDGPRTGAGDPAPDRAPLPAPPPHAEELPAVAAVGAVAAAGGVLVLVLAGLRRRSER
- the eccD gene encoding type VII secretion integral membrane protein EccD — its product is MTTVLPSRPVPAADPHSGRWVRSTVLTPRGRVDLALPADVPVAELVPMVRELVGRPSRAGVPEAWRFTGAAGGPLPPDATLHELRVRDGDLLRLGPAGPAPAPPVRDDAAEAVADAVREAGTAAGDARWAGPAAAVVVTAAACAVLSTVDGPLRPAAAATAAAGAVVALIVTRRSHVDGHAPAGAGLCAVPAAATAGLLALPGPPGAGALLLAAAAAGLVAAAGQALRHAVCPALLAVALACTGTAAAALARLLLDAPPGAVAAGLAAPALAAGPVLPRLALRLAGVPAPDVPADADGLPGAERVLPPDVLAARARLARGLHAGTLAGTALPAAGGSAVAAAVGGPPGALLLAATAAVLLLRARALVEPVPARLLAGTAVAAVAAAAVPAALAVAPAVRIGVAAGLLLAVAAGAAAARATPSPPARRALDVTELVLTAAAIPVSLAAMGVFALVRGL
- the eccCa gene encoding type VII secretion protein EccCa; protein product: MAGTVGVRRPRRTVPELPGGELVLEPPPEPERPVPGGLAQRLLPLVMIAGSLLFVVVGRGDASSWLFGGMFALSAVGMLVSGGGRGAGARTAAMDEDRRDYLRYLGVLDRTAAEIADRQRRALETVHPEPGAWPEVLATGRLWERRPDDDDFGRLRAGRGPQRLATRLVAPQTGPLETLEPLSALALRRFLRRRSTVADLPVAVDVRAAATIWLEPDPDGRPPGPVPDLARAIVAQYVLWHGPDDARLAVVAPGVAAARWDWAKWLPHVEHPRLRDAVGPVRMITDDPDRVRRWWVDEPSSASRHLLVVLDGAADTPGAWAGLPGVTVLRLGPSGGRRPAASVLRLATGTGPGGSRTLRRGGPGGTGIGTADAVTVAEALALARRLARYRPEGAADADAPSTPDTQGLPALLGLSRVDPASVVELRRRRGPAERLRVPLGTDPAGRPVLLDLKESAQGGAGPHGLCLGATGSGKSELLRTLVLGLVATHAADELNLVLVDFKGGATFLGLAGLPHVSAVITNLAEELTLVDRMADALAGEINRRQELLRAAGNLASVDAYEAARRAGTVREPLPSLLVVVDEFSELLARRPEMIDLMVTVGRLGRSLGIHLLLASQRLEEGRLRGLESHLSYRIALRTFSAAESRAVLGVPDAHLLPPTPGAAYLSAGTDELVRFRAAYVSGPEGRPDERRRVATPRRVLPFRAGPVAEPGRPPGDAPAGAMRRGGPAPGPARSGGQAPPGVDHGGGPVTVLDRIVAAVSGPGPRAHRVWLPPLAEPPPLPTVLGDPVTRAGRGLQAPGPAGRLAAPIGLVDRPYLQRRDPLVVDMSGAAGHLAVVGGPRSGKSTALHTLVLALALTHTPDELGVHVLDLGGGALGSLAALPHVGTVAGRRRTDLVRRVVAEAVAAVEHREQLFAAHGIAGVEEYRARRAAGGLSGEPCTDLLLVVDGYPALRSGFEDLDEKLTVLASRGLAYGVHLAVSAGRWAEFRPALADQLGSRLELRLGDPADSVVDRRRAADVPARPGHALAPDGAAAVLAAPARASGADLAPDVAAAWAGPGMPEARLLPERITVTELPPGPGRGPALGVDEDRLATVELDPDEPHLLCFADSGGGKTNLLRLLARGIAARWTPDEARIVVVDHRRTLLGGVPDTHLLVHAATAQAGADACAEIAGSLGRRLPGPDVTPEQLRERSWWSGPDVWLLVDDYDIVVPAAGSTGGHPLLPLTEFLPQARDVGLHVVVTRRTGGAGRALFDPVLGRLRELGAPGLVGSGSPDEGALLEKVKPEPMPPGRAVLVDRRAGARRMQLAWADPG